Below is a genomic region from Desulfobacter sp..
TAAAATTATCATGGGGAACCCCCTGGTTTTCAAGCCATTCAAGGGTCACCTGCCGGGCAGAACTTGGCCGGCCCGTGACAATATCAATACAATGCCCCTGGTCCGCCCAGGATCTCAAGGTTTCCACGGCCCCGTCCACAGGCGCAAACCCTAAAAGAAAATCAGGCTGATGCACCCGGTCAAAAAAATAATGAAACTCATTTTCCGTGAGCTGAAAAGAGGCCCTCAGATCAAAGGAGGTCAGGGCCTCAAATGCCACCTTTCTTCCAAACTCCTGCTCCACAATCCGGGTATAGGTTTCAGTGGTTTTTGAAATCACGTCATCCACATCCACATATATTTTTTTGGGGGCTGTCTGCATTAGTTTTGTATTCTCCCGGATAAAATCCATACTCAAACCAGGGGCATGATCTCATGTCCAAAGATCCGGGTCAAGCCAGAGAGATTTTCATTTCTTTTTTACCTTTTTTTTCTTGCCTCATCCCGTTGAAACTGGTTGAATGCCTGGCATGAAAATAACGAATTATCACTCGGACAGGATAAAGATTGAATTTTTTGAGGCTTGTCCGGGTCAGGCCTGGTGTATTCACGGCAGCAACCGCTCAGGCATTGAAGATTTTTTCACCCTTTTGGCAGAAGAGACCGAAGAGACGTCCAAGAGCCAGATCCAGCGTCCCACTAGCTGCGGTCTATTTTCATTCGCCGATCAACAGGCCCGGTTTGAACAGGAATTAAAAAACAACGATACCGACTTCATGGACCGCATTGATCCGGGGACCCCGGCCAGGGACCTTCTCGTTTGCCCTGAAGACCACAGGGCACTGATCCGGGCCTTTGACCTGGACAAGGTTCTGGACCAGGGAATTTCACAGCTTTCCACAGGCCAGTACAGGAAACTGCTACTCTTGGCCCAGGGTATTCAGATCATCATCACGGTCCATAATCCCGAGGACATCCCTTGCTGGGCCACCCATCTAGGCATCATGGACCAGGGCCGGCTGGCATTTTCAGGCGAAAAGGATATTCTCCTCAACCACTGGCCCAGCCTCACGGTTCGACCTGACTTCAAGGTATCAATGGATGACATTCTAAAACAGGATAAAAAAAAATCCATGAACAGCCCAGCAACCGGGTCCAGAGAGGGCCAAGAACTGGTCCGCCTTGAAAACGGGAAAGCCGGCTACCTTGGAAAACCCGTATTTCAAAACCTTGACCTGGTTGTCTGCAAAGGCGACCATACCCTGATCTCAGGGCCAAACGGATGCGGAAAGTCCACCCTGATCCAGGTCATCACAGGGGATCACCCGGCCTGTTATCAAAACCGGCTATGGCTTTTCAACATCAGGCGGGGCACCGGGGAATCCATCTGGGAACTGAAAAAAAACATGGGCATTGTCAGCCCGGACCTGCACAAGAACCACATGGTGCCGGGCAGTGCCCTGGACTGTGTGCTTTCCGGGCTGTTCGACTCCATCGGCCTCTATACCAGACCCCAAAACGACCAGATAAAAACCGCCATGACATGGCTTGAACGGATCAACCTAAGGCATAGAGCCCAGACCCCGTTTCGCGCCCTTTCCTATGCGGACCAGCGGCTGGTGCTCATTGCAAGGGCCTTGATCAAACTGCCCTGCCTGCTCATTTTAGACGAACCCACCCAGGGACTGGACCGGGCCAACCGGGAAGCCCTGTTAAACTTTCTGGCCCGGGCAGAAGAAGAAAAAATCACCACCATCCTCTATGTCAGCCACCGCCAAGATGAGTTCAAAGATTTTTTTGTTCACCACTTGCAGATGGAAAAGCAATCATCAACCCAAGGTTAAACACCCGAACCTTTCATAACCTGAAGGTCAGAAACTGACAATTTGAGGGATCTGGATATTATCAGTTCAGGCCTTTTCTTGATCTGCAGGCAGGCAGATGGTAAATTTCGTTCCCTGGCCCGGGGTTGAAACCACGTCCATTTGTCCCTCATGATCTTCGGTCACAATAAAATAAGAGACAGAAAGACCAAGCCCTGTGCCGGCACTGGTCTCCTTTGTGGAATAAAAGGGCTCAAATATCCGTTTGCGCACCGTTTCTTCCATGCCCGGACCGTTATCCTCCACAGAGATGCAGCATCGCTCTTCTTTCTGGAAAATGCAGACATTAATTTCAGGAGATTTATTTTCCTCTTCTTCGGCCATGGCCTGGGCGGCATTTTTAAACAAATTCAGCAATACCTGCCTGATCTTGCTCTCCTCGCAAAGCGCCTTTTTCACCCCCGGCTCAACCTGCTTGCGGATATTGATTTTTTTAAAATCATACCCATCCTTCAGGGTAAAATCGGTCCGCACCAGACGTAAAGTCTTGTCCAGGACCGCTGAAAGATCCCAGGATTGCTTTTCCAACCCAGGCTTTTGAGCAAAGCTGAGCATATTATCCACGATTTCAGCGGCATTTTTTCCGGCCAAAAGCATATTGTCAAGCAGCCGTAAAATCCCCCTTTTTTCTGCATAAACCTTGATGGCGTCCATGGTGGTGCCCGCATCAAGGGCAGTTTTGTCATTGGCCAAAAGCCCCGGAGCCAGCCGGTTGACCACCACCTGGGCACTCTGTACCATCCCGGCCAGGGGGTTGTTGATTTCATGGGCCATGCCCGCGGCAAGGCCGCCCACGGAAAGCATTTTTTCAGACTGGATCAAAAGCTCCCGGGTTTGAACCTGTTCGGTCACATCCCTGACAAAGCATAGGATGGCTGATTTATTCTCCCATTGAATCAGGGATGCGCTCAAATCAAGGTAACGGGTCCTGTCCTGTTTATCCTTTCCCCTGACGTGAAAGGTCCCGATCACCTCTTTGGTCGCAACGGCTGAGGAATATCGGGCAATGGTTTTTTCGGTTCTGTTGCAAAAAATTATTAATGTCTGATACAAGTCCGTTTTGGCACTAATTTGTTTGCAGAGAGATAGTATGAAAAATGAAAACCCTTTCAAGTGGCGTCATTATGAAAAAGAAATCATCCTGTTGAATGTTCGCTGGTATCTGAGATATCAACTGAGTTACAGGAATCTGGAAGAGATGATGCAAGAACGGGGCTTGTCTGTGGATCACAGTACCATTTACCGATGGGTTCAGCGCTATGCTCCTGAAATGGAAAAGCGAAGCAGGAAGTATCTGCGGCAATCAAATGATTCTTACCGTATTGATGAAACATATATCAAGGTGCGGGGGAAAATGAAGTATCTTTACCGAGCGGTCGATTCCCGTGGAAATACCATCGATTTTCTTCTTCGCAGCAGACGTAATATGGAATCTGCCAAACGATTTTTTAAAAAGATGCTGCGAGCGGTTCTGTTGCAAAAAATTATTAATGTCTGATACAAGTCCGTTTTGGCACTAATTTGTTTGCAGAAAGATAGTATGAAAAATGAAAACCCTTTCAAGTGGCGTCATTATGAAAAAGAAATCATCCTATTGAATGTTCGCTGGTATCTGAGATATCAACTGAGTTACAGGAATCTGGAAGAGATGATGCAAGAACGGGGCTTGTCTGTGGATCACAGTACCATTTACCGATGGGTTCAGCGCTATGCTCCTGAAATGGAAAAGCGAAGCAGGAAGTATCTGCGGCAATCAAATGATTCTTACCGTATTGATGAAACATATATCAAGGTGCGGGGGAAAATGAAGTATCTTTACCGAGCGGTCGATTCCCGTGGAAATACCATCGATTTTCTTCTTCGCAGCAGACGTAATATGGAATCTGCCAAACGATTTTTTAAAAAGATGCTGCGAGCTTCCAATAGCTCCAGACCTCGGGTTCTGAGTGTTGACGGAAATCCTGCATATCCTCCGGCAGTAAAGGCTTTGAAAGAAAAAAAGCTTCTGAATAAGGACTGTATCCTAAGACAGAATAAATATCTGAACAATATTATTGAGCAAGACCACCGGTTTATCAAAAAGCTTGTCAGAGCTGGTATGGGGTTCAAGACATTTCATTCTGCCTGGCGGACGCTAAAAGGCTATGAAATTATGAACATGATCAGAAAAGGACAAGTTAAAAATATTAGGAAGGGAGAAATTTTAAAGCAGAAAGAATTCGTCGAAAATCTGTTTTCTTATGCTGCGTAAATTTTACGCCTGAACGATCTCTTTGTCCTGGAAATATTTTTTGCAACAGAACCGTTTTTTCCCTGTCAAGGGGGTGAATAAAATCAATAAAAGAAGACCCCTCAACCTCCTGCCTTGTGGCCCCGGCCATTTCCACAAACCTTAAATTCACATATTCAATCTTTTCATTTTTAATGATACAAACCCCGTCCGGAGAGTCTTGGATCAGCTTCTGGTATTGCTCCTTGGAGGCATTAAGCTCTGCCTCCGCCCGGGTCCGGCTGTCCAGTTCCGCCTCGTATGCCGTGTTGGTAACCGACAATTTTACCGATTGTTTTTCAACCATTGAAAAGGCGTGGGAAAACCTGTTGGACAATAACAATGCCTGGGAAAAAATAAAGACAAAAAGGCCCAAAGGAACCAGGTGGATGGTAAAAATGACCTGCCGGGTGTAAAGAATATCGTTGACAACGGTCAGAGGGATAAACAAAAACCCGAGAATAAAAATCAAAGATCCTTTTCGCCTGTTCGCCACCGCCTTTCCCACGGCCCACATCCCGTACCCCAGGACGCCTATGCGTGATAACCTGGAAATAGGGCATGGAAAGACTAAAAATCCGGGTGGGTGTAAACATCACAACCATGGAAAACCCAAGCCCTGTCAAGCTCAACAATCGAACCGCCCTGGACGAGACCTCTTTGGGAAACAAGGACCGGGCATAAAGGATAAAAATGGGAACAGACCAATAAACGGAAAGGTAAATCAGAATGAGCAAAAATCTATAGTTCAATCCATCATAGGCCTGGACAAGTATACGCTCCCCGCAGGTCATGAGCCTCAGGGCAATGAAAAAGTTGAACAGTCCAAAATACAGGGCCGACCGGTTCTGCCTCCGGGCACCGTAAAGGCCGATCTGGTATAGGCACATGATGAGAATGGCCCCCAGCAAAAAAAGGTCCAGGCCCATCCGCTGATTCTGCATGGCATGGATATCTTTGGGAAGCCCCAGAAAGACAGCCTCCCACATCCCTCCCTGCCAATGGTGGAAATTGGAGACATGAACCACCAGATCCATCTGACTGCCAGGCCCCTCAAAATCAACAATGGTCGGTAAGTATTGAGGAACGCTTTCAACAGAGGTTTTTCCCGGGATGCCCGCACCAACAATCTCTTTTCCATTGACAAACAATCGAAAGGCAGTGGCCATATCCAGTGTTTTTAATGAAAACCTTTGGTGTCCCGGGGGGAGAAGAATCTTAAGGGCATAGGTGGCAAACCCATGGCCTTTTATCTTTTGTCCCTGTATGCTTGTTTGGTTCCAGGCACCGGGAGCATTGATCAGTGAGGGGGTCAACTCATTGGGCATCCCAAGGTCTTGGGGCATGACAAAACACTGCCAGAAGAACTGCCACTCACCGGCCAGGGGCAAAGGGCCCCGGGCTTCAAAATCCCAATTTCTCAGGTCCAGAACCCCGTTAACGGCTCTGGGGGGGGGGGCGAATTTTCCCGACATCCGCAAATAAGAAAAACCAAGACCAGAAAAACGGCCCACCCGGTACGAAAAATCAATGTCCGCATCATGTGCTGGTAATATCCAAATGAATAAAAAAAAATTTAGGATACTAGGAAATATGATTTTAATCAACCCGCAGGCGCTATCTTGACAGGGCTCACGCATGTAAATATTGTAAAGTGCCTATAGTTTTGATTGGTTCAAGTATCATCCAAACATAACTTCCTCCAGATATTTGATATCCATAGCAGCATTCAACCTTTTGGTTTTTACACTCCCTTTAAATGTCTTATTGTTCCGTAATAAATTTAATGCAATATGCCGAATCGCTGCAAAAGTCTCAGGAGAGTTCCCCTTTCTGACTCTGCTTTCGTCTTCACGGAAGGGAATGTTTTTTGCAACAGAACCCTGAAGACGGCTCAGCGGCCCCGGGCCGGATGGAACGTTTTATGCGGCGTCTTAAACCAT
It encodes:
- a CDS encoding bifunctional metallophosphatase/5'-nucleotidase; translation: MQTAPKKIYVDVDDVISKTTETYTRIVEQEFGRKVAFEALTSFDLRASFQLTENEFHYFFDRVHQPDFLLGFAPVDGAVETLRSWADQGHCIDIVTGRPSSARQVTLEWLENQGVPHDNFIMVDKYQRPGNDLSIAISKTELASRPYDLAVEDSGEMALFLAREMGVVTALKDRPWNWDCPDHDRMIRCPFWEDISALAAN
- a CDS encoding ATP-binding cassette domain-containing protein, coding for MKITNYHSDRIKIEFFEACPGQAWCIHGSNRSGIEDFFTLLAEETEETSKSQIQRPTSCGLFSFADQQARFEQELKNNDTDFMDRIDPGTPARDLLVCPEDHRALIRAFDLDKVLDQGISQLSTGQYRKLLLLAQGIQIIITVHNPEDIPCWATHLGIMDQGRLAFSGEKDILLNHWPSLTVRPDFKVSMDDILKQDKKKSMNSPATGSREGQELVRLENGKAGYLGKPVFQNLDLVVCKGDHTLISGPNGCGKSTLIQVITGDHPACYQNRLWLFNIRRGTGESIWELKKNMGIVSPDLHKNHMVPGSALDCVLSGLFDSIGLYTRPQNDQIKTAMTWLERINLRHRAQTPFRALSYADQRLVLIARALIKLPCLLILDEPTQGLDRANREALLNFLARAEEEKITTILYVSHRQDEFKDFFVHHLQMEKQSSTQG
- a CDS encoding HAMP domain-containing histidine kinase translates to MYQTLIIFCNRTEKTIARYSSAVATKEVIGTFHVRGKDKQDRTRYLDLSASLIQWENKSAILCFVRDVTEQVQTRELLIQSEKMLSVGGLAAGMAHEINNPLAGMVQSAQVVVNRLAPGLLANDKTALDAGTTMDAIKVYAEKRGILRLLDNMLLAGKNAAEIVDNMLSFAQKPGLEKQSWDLSAVLDKTLRLVRTDFTLKDGYDFKKINIRKQVEPGVKKALCEESKIRQVLLNLFKNAAQAMAEEEENKSPEINVCIFQKEERCCISVEDNGPGMEETVRKRIFEPFYSTKETSAGTGLGLSVSYFIVTEDHEGQMDVVSTPGQGTKFTICLPADQEKA
- a CDS encoding IS6 family transposase — its product is MKNENPFKWRHYEKEIILLNVRWYLRYQLSYRNLEEMMQERGLSVDHSTIYRWVQRYAPEMEKRSRKYLRQSNDSYRIDETYIKVRGKMKYLYRAVDSRGNTIDFLLRSRRNMESAKRFFKKMLRAVLLQKIINV
- a CDS encoding IS6 family transposase, with amino-acid sequence MKNENPFKWRHYEKEIILLNVRWYLRYQLSYRNLEEMMQERGLSVDHSTIYRWVQRYAPEMEKRSRKYLRQSNDSYRIDETYIKVRGKMKYLYRAVDSRGNTIDFLLRSRRNMESAKRFFKKMLRASNSSRPRVLSVDGNPAYPPAVKALKEKKLLNKDCILRQNKYLNNIIEQDHRFIKKLVRAGMGFKTFHSAWRTLKGYEIMNMIRKGQVKNIRKGEILKQKEFVENLFSYAA
- a CDS encoding PAS domain-containing protein encodes the protein MGKAVANRRKGSLIFILGFLFIPLTVVNDILYTRQVIFTIHLVPLGLFVFIFSQALLLSNRFSHAFSMVEKQSVKLSVTNTAYEAELDSRTRAEAELNASKEQYQKLIQDSPDGVCIIKNEKIEYVNLRFVEMAGATRQEVEGSSFIDFIHPLDREKTVLLQKIFPGQRDRSGVKFTQHKKTDFRRILSALKFLPS